In one window of Heptranchias perlo isolate sHepPer1 chromosome 4, sHepPer1.hap1, whole genome shotgun sequence DNA:
- the tal2 gene encoding T-cell acute lymphocytic leukemia protein 2, whose amino-acid sequence MTRKVFTNTRERWRQQNVNSAFAELRKLVPTHPPDKKLSKNEILRLAMKYIDFLVKLLKDQGIDQESADFSKAGPFPETIQLQSPSQRTQADESSAPSPESGCSSCNEGSVSPGSSLEEQSVAPSTAILYLNQFALLKNLHVL is encoded by the coding sequence ATGACCAGAAAGGTTTTTACTAAcaccagggagagatggagacagcaaAATGTAAACAGCGCCTTTGCCGAGTTGCGGAAACTCGTCCCAACTCACCCTCCAGATAAGAAGCTCAGCAAAAACGAAATCCTTCGCCTGGCTATGAAATATATCGATTTTCTGGTCAAGCTGCTTAAGGATCAAGGTATCGATCAAGAGAGCGCGGACTTCAGTAAAGCTGGACCTTTTCCTGAAACTATCCAGCTACAGTCCCCGTCACAGAGGACACAGGCAGATGAGAGTAGTGCCCCATCGCCAGAATCAGGCTGCAGCAGCTGTAATGAGGGATCCGTGAGCCCTGGCAGTTCACTGGAGGAACAGTCCGTGGCACCAAGCACTGCGATTTTGTATCTTAATCAATTTGCTTTGTTAAAAAATTTACACGTTTTGTAG